The segment acatactgtttttttcttttctttctaatgaAATTTCAGTCTCTTatccattgaaaaaaatgagttgacattttaaactttatgtTATAGATGTTcctctttataaattttttgttccttCTCATGCGCTCTATTAATATTAGACTTTTGGTGCATTATGATCCTTAAGTTCGTCTGTAGCTTTGGCACATGACAATATATAGAACTCTGAtattctgttctgttctgttggTGAGGATCTGGTAAAACCGTAAAAGAACATAGGATTtagaaaatgtttaatttctttaattgcCTTTGTTCAAGAATTGTACTAGGCATTACCTGATGGGTGTTGATTAACATATAATGTGCTTGTGcaaattttgaagttgatggattgagaaatttgttgaaagaAGATTAATTCCATTTTGGCTGTTCTTTTCCTAGTCATAATACTTTTGCTCATTCTTGATTTCGTTGATGTTTTAACCAGAAggtctttgatttttctaCACTCAATGGTTTGAAGTTGGGATCATAGTTGTCTATACACAATTCATTTTTTAGGATATTGGCACTTATAAGTTCTAGAATTGAGGGATATTTCCCACTCTTCAACCCTTGCGATTGATAAGCATCGCAGACAGAACTTTATTGTAAAATGTGTTTGCAATCGTTACTCATAAAATGAGAAGCTCATTTTCTCTTTAGCAGTAAACCCTGTGACGTGTTTTCTCAGTTTTGTTGGGTTGTTTTAATGGCTTATTACTCATGGTTTGTATGTTTCAGGATAAAGGCTTGAGAGAACTTGTTGCAGATGTCCTTTCAGCATCTGTAAAATGTAACgactcaagtccaccgctagtcgatattgttctctttggacttccggactttccctcaagatttttaaaacgcttttgctatggagaggtttctacccCTTATAAGCAAGGTTGGCAGTGGGTGAAGTTGTTTTATCATTACATCAACGTGGACATATTCTTTCCTCTGGTTCGTACAATTCTTCCCTCCCTTGctaaacaaattatttcatgTTAAAGCTTTATACCTTGAATCAAATGCATAGCTTTATTTTTTGGCCACTCTATCCACTCTTCCctctaaaatttgatttttcccATCCATGTAAACACTAGCTGAAA is part of the Cucurbita pepo subsp. pepo cultivar mu-cu-16 chromosome LG12, ASM280686v2, whole genome shotgun sequence genome and harbors:
- the LOC111807603 gene encoding uncharacterized protein LOC111807603; this translates as MREILKQLAPRLLTVACYDREDKGLRELVADVLSASVKCNDSSPPLVDIVLFGLPDFPSRFLKRFCYGEVSTPYKQGWQWVKLFYHYINVDIFFPLIYINVLLALFLPSFLPLKRHGYIVERVER